The window CTCCTATAGTGGGAGAAGGAGTTTTCATTATAGAAGGGCTTTGTTGCATGATTAGAAAAACGGTCAGGTTCGCCTTGAGAGTGTCCTGGTATTAACCTTCAACCTTGTAGCTATCGGGTTTAGCGATCTGAATCATGCGGTTGAGCGCAACACATTTGATGAACAATTCCACGGCTTGATTGTCAAATTGACGTGCACTGAGATTGCCCCCAAAAATAGTCTTAAAGCGGAACATGGTAGTTTCAGCAATCGAACGACGATGATAGC is drawn from Synechococcales cyanobacterium T60_A2020_003 and contains these coding sequences:
- a CDS encoding IS5/IS1182 family transposase, whose amino-acid sequence is YHRRSIAETTMFRFKTIFGGNLSARQFDNQAVELFIKCVALNRMIQIAKPDSYKVEG